DNA sequence from the Chitinophaga flava genome:
AAGTCCTCACGCTCATACTGGCGATGTTATACATCGGCACTTCCACCGGAGCCACTTTCCATATGCATTATTGCATGGGGAAGCTGGTAGAGGTAGAGCTGTGGCGTGCGGACAGCAAAAAATGCAGTCATTGCAAGACAGACCTGAACAAAGGATGTTCAAAAAAATGCTGCAAGGATGAACATAAGACTGTTAAGCTCGAGAAAGATGAGAAAGTAGTGGCACATGCCCTGCATTTTTTACAGATGCCTGTGGCCGATGCCCCTGCCTACTATACTTCATTGCCACCAGCCCGCGTGCTGGCGCTGGCCGAAGAGCATCCGGTAAGCAACGCGCCGCCGCGAAGCAGTAAAGTCCATCCCCATATCCTGCATTGTAACTTCCGCATCTGATACCCCTTCCCAGGCTGAAGCCCTGGGCTATATTACACTTTAGCTGACTTATTTACGGGAATAAAACGGACCACTGCTACGTGTAGCCAGTGTCGTTATACAGTATGCCGTATTAGTATACACCCTGCCCAATAGACCTGGTGCTGCAGTCGCTGCTGCTGTTTACCTGCACCCTTTGAAAAAATATATATGGTACATCGAATTATTGAATGGTCCCTGCGCAACCGGTTTATAGTACTGGTGCTGGCAACAGCCTTGTTTGCCTGGGGTATCTATGCCGTCAAAAAAAATCCTATCGACGCCATTCCCGATCTGTCTGAAAACCAGGTGATCGTATTCACGGAGTGGATGGGCCGCGGCCCACAGCTGATAGAAGACCAGATCACCTATCCACTTGTGACCAACCTGCAGGGACTTCCTAAAATCAAATATGTACGGGGTTCTTCCATGTTTGGGATGAGTTTTATTTATGTCATTTTTAATGATGATGTAGACATTTACTGGGCCAGAGAAAGGGTACTCGAACGGTTAAGCACCGTATCCCGCACTTTGCCTACCGGTGTAGCGCCGCAGCTGGGGCCCGACGGCACCGGTGTGGGCCACATTCTATGGTATACCCTCGACGCCCCGGGTATGGACCTCGGAGAACAACGCGCACTACAAGACTGGTACATCAAATTTGCCCTTCAGAATGTAGAAGGAGTGAGTGAAATCGCTTCCTTTGGCGGTTTTCAGAAACAATACCAGATCACGGTAGATCCTAATAAACTACTGTATTACCGCTTGTCGGTAGCAGAAGTGATCAATGCCATCCGGACCAACAACAACGAGTCTGGCGGCCGAAAATTTGAACTCAGTGATATCGGCTATATCATTAAAACCTCCGGCTATCTGAAGTCTGCCGAAGAAATCGAAAACATACCTGTCAAAACACAAAACAGCATCCCCATCCGGGTGGCTGATATCGCCGCTGTGCAGATGACCGGCGAAACACGCCTGGGCATCTTCGACCAGGACGGACAGGGAGAGCGTGTAGGCGGCATCGTAGTGATGCGTTATGGTGAAAACGCCGCAGCTGTGATCGACAAAGTGAAGGCGAAAATGCAGGAAGTAGCCAAAGGTTTTCCGGAGAAAGTAAAATTCGACATTGTATATGACAGGGGTGAGCTGATCAAAGAATCTGTAGACTCCATCAAACATACACTCATCGAAGAAATGATCGTCGTATCCATCGTGGTGATCATCTTCCTCTTCCACTGGCGTAGTGCCCTGAGTATCATTATACAGATCCCTATCACGCTGGCCGCCAGCTTCCTGCTGCTGAATGCCTTCGGTATTTCTTCCAACATCATGTCGCTGACAGGTATAGCCCTGGCCATCGGAGTGATCGTAGACAACGGGATTATCATGAGTGAAAACGCCTATAAGCATCTGTCAGAAAGGTATGCCCTCTGGCAGGAACAACAAAAAAACAAGTAACATGAACTGGCTGAAAAAGATATTTAAGAAATCACCGCAATGGATCAGCGAAGAAGAGCGACTGAAGATCATAGAACAATCCAGCAAGCAGGTATCACGCGGCGTATTTTTTGCCACCATTATTATCATTACTTCATTTCTGCCGGTATTTATGCTGACCGGCCAGGAAGGCAAACTGTTTCACCCGCTGGCCTATACGAAAACGTTCATCATGATCATGGACGCCCTGCTGGTGATCACGCTGGCGCCGGTGCTCATCTCCTTCTTCATGAAAGGCAAATTCAGACCCGACAATGC
Encoded proteins:
- a CDS encoding HYC_CC_PP family protein; the encoded protein is MKKVLTLILAMLYIGTSTGATFHMHYCMGKLVEVELWRADSKKCSHCKTDLNKGCSKKCCKDEHKTVKLEKDEKVVAHALHFLQMPVADAPAYYTSLPPARVLALAEEHPVSNAPPRSSKVHPHILHCNFRI
- a CDS encoding efflux RND transporter permease subunit, whose amino-acid sequence is MVHRIIEWSLRNRFIVLVLATALFAWGIYAVKKNPIDAIPDLSENQVIVFTEWMGRGPQLIEDQITYPLVTNLQGLPKIKYVRGSSMFGMSFIYVIFNDDVDIYWARERVLERLSTVSRTLPTGVAPQLGPDGTGVGHILWYTLDAPGMDLGEQRALQDWYIKFALQNVEGVSEIASFGGFQKQYQITVDPNKLLYYRLSVAEVINAIRTNNNESGGRKFELSDIGYIIKTSGYLKSAEEIENIPVKTQNSIPIRVADIAAVQMTGETRLGIFDQDGQGERVGGIVVMRYGENAAAVIDKVKAKMQEVAKGFPEKVKFDIVYDRGELIKESVDSIKHTLIEEMIVVSIVVIIFLFHWRSALSIIIQIPITLAASFLLLNAFGISSNIMSLTGIALAIGVIVDNGIIMSENAYKHLSERYALWQEQQKNK